In one window of Helianthus annuus cultivar XRQ/B chromosome 17, HanXRQr2.0-SUNRISE, whole genome shotgun sequence DNA:
- the LOC110923449 gene encoding FBD-associated F-box protein At5g60610, whose amino-acid sequence MDSSHGKKRMNVEDDDRLSSLQDELIHKILSFIGIKHAIQTSVLSSRWRFIWTSMPYLNFSWDDFCKLPKFSEFVTRVLSGRNNQTEVSSVKLSNFRGKDGDVIAEQIMKYAFSHNIQQLDVACLPQNIVLTTSTWELPVLTTLYLDGVTLCCDEKTDKCIDFFSKCANLKNLTLKSCYTKGFKGLSICLPLLSNLTLEDGCGSVKVYNIVAPQLKNLNMSGVVTQDHQYLISAPDLVSLLYKGFYDLSLSTDDFPSLEKADICVSYPRDAHQALRLLQQLHNVKSLTLNLEIVELLNKSVDLMSYQPSPFVNLKSLKIHPVRELSKVREHNRGKMSAEVKSYLLDSSTGATLIMVSREDIRAIKDTKFAQEFVSELWELLEEEKAIREAKMTMHEQGRPHFSEHIYKCNNMCWEYTSVQVKEGKEKTSDIISMLQNIKGLLAKLPTSNQATIQPSFSTLCAEAAIVTHKITECIKMDCDENQRRLNVCLHELATTLQPSS is encoded by the exons ATGGATTCTAGCcatggtaaaaagagaatgaatGTAGAGGACGACGATAGACTAAGCAGCTTGCAAGATGAGCTTATCCATAAAATTCTTTCTTTTATTGGTATCAAACATGCTATTCAAACGAGTGTTTTGTCATCGAGATGGAGGTTTATTTGGACTTCAATGCCTTATCTCAATTTCTCATGGGACGATTTCTGTAAGTTACCCAAGTTCTCCGAATTTGTCACTCGTGTTCTCTCTGGCCGCAATAATCAAACAGAAGTGTCTTCAGTCAAGCTTAGTAATTTTCGCGGAAAGGATGGCGATGTGATTGCCGAACAAATCATGAAGTATGCATTCTCTCACAATATCCAACAACTGGATGTTGCATGCTTGCCTCAGAACATTGTCTTAACAACATCTACTTGGGAGCTCCCTGTCTTAACAACATTGTATCTCGATGGTGTCACTTTGTGTTGTGATGAAAAGACTGATAAGTGCATTGATTTTTTCTCCAAGTGTGCAAACTTGAAGAATCTTACCTTAAAAAGTTGCTATACGAAGGGATTTAAGGGTTTAAGTATTTGTCTTCCTCTACTATCTAATCTTACACTTGAAGATGGTTGTGGTAGTGTGAAGGTTTACAATATTGTTGCACCTCAACTCAAGAACCTCAATATGAGTGGTGTCGTTACGCAAGACCATCAGTATCTGATTTCTGCGCCCGACCTTGTATCCTTGCTTTATAAAGGGTTTTATGATTTGTCACTTTCTACAGACGATTTCCCCTCTTTGGAGAAGGCGGATATTTGTGTATCTTATCCAAGAgatgctcatcaagctctacgtCTGCTTCAACAACTTCACAATGTCAAGTCTCTTACACTTAACTTGGAAATTGTTGAG CTTCTAAATAAATCTGTGGATTTAATGTCGTATCAACCTTCTCCGTTTGTTAACTTAAAGAGTTTAAAGATTCATCCTGTAAGAGAACTTTCAAAGGTTCGAGAACACAATAGAGGAAAGATGTCTGCGGAAGTCAAAAGCTATTTGCTAGATAGTTCTACAGGTGCCACCTTAATAATGGTGTCGCGTGAG GATATTAGAGCTATTAAAGACACCAAGTTTGCACAAGAATTTGTTTCAGAGTTATGGGAGCTGTTAGAGGAGGAGAAAGCTATAAGAGAGGCCAAAATGACGATGCATGAGCAAGGGAGGCCACATTTTAGTGAACATATCTATAAGTGTAACAATATGTGTTGGGAATATACGAGTGTGCAGGTTAAAGAAGGGAAAGAAAAGACTTCTGACATTATCTCAATGTTGCAAAATATTAAAGGATTACTGGCAAAGCTGCCTACATCAAACCAGGCTACCATTCAACCATCTTTTTCTACTTTGTGTGCTGAGGCCGCCATCGTGACGCATAAAATAACAGAATGCATAAAGATGGACTGTGATGAGAATCAAAGACGTTTAAATGTGTGCTTGCATGAACTTGCTACCACATTGCAGCCGTCTTCTTAG